DNA from Coprobacter tertius:
AAAAAACTCGGGCAATTATTATCTAATCTCGACCAACGTTATAACGGGATAGGCTTTGCACTACTTAACGGCTTTTTACTATGGGACTTCCGGCAACTTTCAGCAATCGGAGAATGGCTCGATAAAAACGCAAGCGAATTAAAAAAATGGTTACAAGTTCTCGCCCGCTTCGATGCATTATGTTCTTTAGCAACTTACACTTATAACCATCCGAACTATATTTTCCCTTCACTTAATGACTCTGATTCTCCCGTAATTCGAGCCCGAGAGATGGGACATCCTCTGATAAATGCAGACCGTTGCGTATGTAACGATATCTCAATGGAAAGTCGTCCCTCATTTCTGGTAATTACAGGAGCAAACATGGCAGGTAAAAGCACATATTTACGAGCCATAGGTGTAAATTTTCTTTTAGCTTCAGCCGGAGCACCGGTGTACGCAAAAGAATTTATTTTTAGCCCTTGCTCTTTATTTACCAGTTTACGGACAACCGACTCGTTAAGCGACCAAGAATCATATTTTTTTGCAGAATTGAAAAGATTGAAAACAATTGTCGATAGATTGCATACCGGAGAAAAAATGTTTATCATTCTCGATGAAATATTAAAAGGGACTAACTCGACCGACAAACAAACCGGGTCACTGGCCCTTATCGAACAATTGATCGGATTAAATGCATCGGGAGTTATCGCTACACATGACCTCATGCTGGGTAAATTAGCCAATGATCATCCGGGCATTATTTTTAATTATCGGTTCGAAGCCGATATCACCGATAACGAACTCTCGTTTTCTTATCGGCTACAACCCGGTATCGCACAAAATATGAATGCTTGTTTCCTAATGAAAAAAATGGGTATTATTCCCGAAAGCCGCTCCTTGTAATAACATGCCTATACTGACAATTTTCTTTTTTAACGCATTCGATTCCTTTTTTATTTACTTAATGTCGTATATTTGCGGCCCGTGTGCTTGTACAACCACGTAAAAAACAAGATTTATGAGAAAAAATGTAAGCATTCCCTTTATGGCATTAGGGATTTTATTTTGCGTATGCCTTATTATCTCCAATATTTTGGAAGTTAAAATGATTGAAATAGGCAGTATTACCGCCACTGCCGGGCTTATCGTTTTCCCTATTTCTTATATTATCAACGACTGTATCGCCGAAGTTTGGGGCTATAAAAAGGCACGGCTTATCATATGGGCCGGTTTCGCCATGAATTTTCTCGCGGTAGCATTCATACAGATAGCAATTTTATTACCAGCTGCCGGTTTTTGGAACGGGCAGGAATCTTTTGCCTCGGTCTTTTCCGCCACCCCAAGAATAGCCGTAGCGAGTTTATTAGCATTTCTGGCCGGTTCGTTCCTGAACGCTTATGTAATGAGCCGAATGAAAGTTGCCAGTAATGGTAAAAGATTTTCATTAAGGGCTATGGTTTCTACATTAGTGGGAGAAAGTGCCGATTCACTGATTTTTTTTCCTATCGCATTCGGAGGAATCGTTCCATTTGAAGATTTATGTAAACTTATTATAACACAAGCCATTCTTAAATCAGGATACGAAGCCCTAATATTACCGGTGACCATACAAGTAGTAAAATACATTAAGAAAATCGACGGAAGCGACGTATATGATAAAGACATTTCTTACAATATTCTGAAAATAAAAGAAGTATAAATATCCTCAATAATGGAAAATAAAGGACTTACCCTGCTGGGTGGAAAAACGGAATATAAACAAAATTATGCCCCCGAAGTATTGGAAGCATTCGAGAACAAGCATCCCGAAAACGATTATTGGGTAAGATTTAACTGCCCCGAATTTACAAGTTTGTGCCCAATTACAGGACAACCGGATTTCGCAACGATACAAATCGATTACATTCCGGATATAAAAATGGTAGAAAGTAAAAGTCTGAAATTGTATTTATTCAGTTTTCGCAACCATGGAGCTTTTCATGAAGATTGCGTTAATATTATCATGAAAGATCTTATAAAGCTTATGAACCCCAAATACATCGAAGTCACCGGCTTTTTTACCCCGCGTGGAGGTATAAGCATATATCCGTATTGCAATTACGGACGACCCGATACCGAATTTTATGAAATGGCCAAAAATCGGCTCAAAAATCATAAATAACAGAAATTAAGGGTAGATTTTTGTATATTTCCTACTCCAAATTAATAATAAAGTGCACCCTACCGGTTTATTCGACTTACAGGGCGCACTTTTTCACAAAAAAATGCATTAGAGGTAATAAAACGCGCGAGACGGAGCAATAGAATTGTGAAACAATGATTTAAGGTAAGATGCTGGTAAATAGCTAAGCCAACGGAAACCTCCGTTGCGTTACCAAGTCATAACCGTTTTCGGGGATTGAAAGGAGGTAACGAAGAAGGGAGAATGCGGCGAAAGTAGGTAGCTTGCGGCAATTTCCCGGCCTTTGCAGAAAGCAAAGGTAAGCGATCTTTCGGTGAACGTTGCAAAAAAGAGGGCTTTCAGATTCTATTGCGCTAATTGGCTGCGATTTGCGTATCGACGAATAACTCCATAGTTAATAGTTTTGAACCGTTAAAAATGGGAGTTATGAGAAGTACGTTCAGCGTTTTGTTTTACCTGAAAAGAAAAGATGTCAGAAAAGACGGTACGGTTCCGGTTATGGGGCGTACCACCATCGAAAACGGGTGGCTCATGCGCGACCCGTTTGTCTGTCGAACAATATGCCCATCGAAACGGTCAGTTCGATTCTGGGGCAAAAGAACATCCGCACGACACAAATCTACGCCAAGATTACCAAAGAGAAAGTTAAAAATGATATGACCGCTCTTGCTGCGCAGTTAAACGCTATCGAGGAGTTTGCTGGTGTGGCAATCTAATAATCTAAAAGGATATGAAAAGAGACAGCATCACAATCGGCGACAACGGCGTAACCCTGACGGGGAGCGAGGTATGGATGACGGCAATGGAGCTTGCCGAGCTGTTCGGCACGACTGCCGGAGCGGTAAACGCGGGCATCAAGGCAATCATCAAAAGCAATACGCTGCATGATTACGGGGTCTGCAAGTACGTTCGTCTGGGAAACGGCAACGGTGCGGACGTGTATAGTATAGAGGTCGTGGCCTCCCTTGCGTTCCGGCTCAATACGCGCAATGCGCCGCTGTTTTGTGTAAATGGCTGATCCGACGAGCAACCTTCCCAACACAGGCGACGGCTCCGATTATCATTCGGTACAAAGAGGAATTTAGCTGTTAAAAATGCGATTTTCCAATCGCAGCAGATTTATTTATCGATTTGAAATTTAATTATTTGGCTCGAACAGCCAAAATAGCTACTTTTGGAGTGTCCCATCAGACGCGGACGAGAACAAGTATATGTGGCTGGATTTTTATATGTTCGTGACCCTCGCGGCAGGCATTGCCCTGACCGTTCTGGGTTGGCAGTTGTGCGGTATCCATATCCCCCGCGGGGAGGATACCCACCGGCTGCGCACGGCACGCGCCATCCTTGCCGCATCCTATTTCATCCTTGCCGCTCCTGCTTTCTGCGAGCTTCTCAGCGGAGGAGAAGCCGACCGGAAAATCATTGCAGTCCTTACGGTAGCCACAGCCGCCTGTCAATCCCTGCTGTTCACGGCCACGCTGCTGACCTTTATCCAGCCGTTGTACGTCACCCGCCGCCGGGTGTGGACGCAGGTGGGGATCGTTGCGGCTGCAGCGGCCCTGTTCCTGCTGGTGGCGCTCGGAAGCGATGCACGGTGGATATTCTACGTTGCATTGGCGGCCTACGCGATACAGTTGGCCTGGTATACGCTGGTGTTCCGCCGCGAATATGCCGAAAGCCTGCGGCTGTTGGAGGAGTATTACGACGAAGACCAGCATACGCGGCTGCGTTGGGCGAAATTCGGATTCTATGCCGCGCTCACGGTCGGTATCGTCGCCTCGCTGTCCGTGTGGCTGCCGCCGGCCGTCTATAATCTCTTTACCGTCGGTTACGTCCTGTTCTACGGGTGGTTCGCCAACCGTTTTTCCAACTATGCGGCAAAAATCAATTATTACCTGCCTGCCGTCATGCAGAAACCGGAGCCGGTTCTCCCGCAAGCGGCGGATGTGGCCGTGGCCGGATTGTCCGCATCGGAGATAACGAAGGAGAAAGAGCATCTGCGGATCGCGCTCGAACGCTGGGTTGCCGGGCGGGGTTTCACCCGTCCCGAAGAGAGCCGGGAACAAATCACACGGGAGCTGGGGACGACAAAGGATTTTCTTAATTGGTATTTCAAAACCGAAATCCGGCAGGATTTCCGCTCGTGGCGGATCGGGTTGCGTATCGAATACGCCAAACAGTCGATGGCCGAAGAATCCGGTCTCTCCATGAACGGTCTCGCAAAAAAGGTCGGTTACGCCACCAAAAGCAATTTTTACGGACATTTCAAAAAACTCACGGGCGAAACTCCGGTCGAGTACCAGCGGCGGATCGCATCGAAACGCTGAAACCACACCCTTTCTTCGAGTAAATAACAGACTCCGCAGGAAACGTCAAACGTGTTTTTGCGGGGGATCAGGCGGTCTATTTCGTGTAAAAAATGAAATAGACCGGTCTATTTCACGCCACAACATCAAATAGACCACCCGCGTCCTTGCCTCCATGCCCTCCGTGACGTAAATTTATGGCTATTAAATAGCGAATATTAATATTTTATTACTGTAAAGAACTTATGAAAGCGAAATTCTTGACTCTTTTCTTGTCGGCGGTGGCGCTGCTGGCAGCGTGCGATAAAGACAATGATCCGGTAGCGGTGTCGGATGCCGTGCCGGAAGGTATCACCGTCACCACCTACGACACCCTCCTCGAAGCCCTGAAGACGGGCGGCGCCTCGGCCGACGCCCCTACACTCATCACGCTGGGCGGCGACATCACGATACCCGCGGGAGGTGACAACACCAACCCTCCCATAAACGGCAGCGGCCACTTCAAGATAGACGGCGGCGGCCACACCCTCACCTGGGAAGGGGAAGACAACAACTTCCACTTCCTCGGCAATGCCAGCCCCGACGCCGATGCCGTTTATATAGAACTCACCAATATCAATCTGGTCCGACAAGGTATGAACGCCGCGGTAGGTGTTTACAACGGCAGGATTACGCTGGGCAAAGACGTGGCATTGAACGGGCAATATAAAACCATGATTGTGGCTGTCGGCGAGAAAGCGGCATTGGAACTGGGTGACGGCTGCGAATTGTCTTGCACGGCAGTCAGCGGTTCGTGCTGTGTAAGCGTCTGGTATGGCGCCACCCTCGTGCTGAACGGGGGAAAGACCGCTGCCGGGGCTTACATAGACCTAAGCTGCTATTTTTACCCGGCCGTCTCCTATCCCCTCATCTCCGTTCCGAAAGCCCTCACGGGTGATGTGCAACTCCTTCTCACCACGATCGGTGTAACCTCCATCGCCCAAGGTGCTGGCGGTTACCAACTGACGCAGGCGGACTGCGACCGTCTGAAAGTGGATCCGGAGTCAACGGTCAGCCTCTATGGAGAGCCGCATCAGAAGTACGGCGACAACTTCGAGCTTTACCTCGACCCGGCGGCGGAACATCAAATCAAGCTGCGCCTGAAGAATTTCACACCCCCCACTTCCGGCAACATCGACATGACCTCTATGACTGCCGACGAAGCGCAGCTAACTATCCTTGCCGCCCTCGCCGCAGGCTTCACCGAAATCAAGCTGACGGGCGAACTTTACAAAACAGGAATTGGCGGTAACTGGGGTACGTTTATCAATAATAAAAAAATCACGAAATGCGACCTCACCGGAGTGACGGACTGGGGTAGAACGCCAACTCTACCCGATGTCGCCTTTGCGAATTGCACCGCCTTGCAGGAGGTGACGCTGCCCGATGATATGAAGGTAATCGGAAATGGTGCTTTTTTAGGTTGCGCTGCGCTGACTACGGTGAATCTTTCGCAGGTTACCTGGATTAATCTAAACGCATTCTGGGGATGCACTTCATTGGAGACGCTCGCTTTGGATAATGTGACTGCGATAGGCCAAGAGGCTTTCTACGGATGCACGGGCCTCGAAACGCTCAAAATACCGAAGTGTACCCAGTTCGGCACTTATATCGTAACGGGCTGCCGCAGCCTCACCCGGATAGAAGCCACCGCAGCCGGAGATTTCGTTGACATAAGTGATGGTACCAACAGTATAGAGCGTATCGCCGTTTTTCACAACAGAGACGGTCATTCCGGAGATAGCGCATTCAATCCCGCCAAGTGCGACCTCGTGCTGAACGCCGACAAGAAGCAGGATGGCAATGCCACCCCCCAAGTCTTCAGCGGCAACGAATGGCTTATGATGCCCAGCGGCGAACTCATGAGATGGAATAGCATCACCTTTGCGCAGCAGTAATCCGCGCCTTTCCCGAAGTTGAACTTTACCCGACTCGAAGTTCGGCTTCGGGAAATAGTAGGCATAACTATTTCCGACTATCAAATGTCTGTCAAGGAAGGAAAAACATAAAAATCATTCAATAGGATAGAGTTTACGAGTACGTTTGTGTGGTATCGGCTACAAGTATGCTTGCGGCAAGCTTTTTTTTCTTGCTTGATGAGGAGTGCACTCTATTTCGTGAAGCGTATCGCCGGCCTTGTCGGGCTTAGGTAGCTTGCTTCCGCCACTTCATTTTATGCCGTTAAATGAAGATAAACGAATTATCAGGCAGATTCGAGACGGTAAGAATAGTGCCTGCGCTATTCGCAATATAAGGGGCGGAGCCACCGCCCGAAAAAGAAAATCTTTCCGTTTCTTACGAAGCGGGGAGCCTTTATACGGTTATACTATTGTTGGAGAAAAGGCGAGAGAAAGGATCAGAAAATGCGGAAATCTTTTGCCATATCCGGTTTTGATCTATATTTGTATAGAGTTGTTTGAAAAATATGCAAAGCGCGGCAATTCACAGCAGTTGCACGTTCGCTAAAGCATAACCTACCTTATTTCAAGGTCATACTCTATGGCTTATTTTCAATAATTTGTCTCAAATCTGCATTTTTTATTTAAAAATCATTTATAAATTCTTTAAGAAACAGATTTACCCGAACAACATAAGTCATTCGGGCTTTCATCTTTTTTATATTTTTCAAACATTTATAAGCTCGTAATCTCTATTCCCGAGGCCTATCTTTTCGGCGTGTTCAAGACCGGCACGCCAATCGGTATCAGGATGCAAATACGTAAATTTATCCTTTCCCGCTAAATGATCATGACTATGCGCTTCGTATAATTTACTGCCCGGAATGGCCGGTGCACCTGTTACCAAATCGGCGCAAGCCATATCTAAAGCGACCGGGTCGAAAGATGCCGCAATACCTAAATCGGGAACAATAGCTGCATCGTTATGGTTCCAGCAATCACACTCCGGCGATACATTCATGATAAAACTGACATGAAAATGCGGTTTTCCCTTCAATACCGCCAACGTATATTCGGCGATTTTACAATTTAGGCGTTGCGAGGTATCGTCTTTTCCCAATTTCGCCGCATCAAACTGACAAAGCGCCACACACTGCCCGCAACCGACACATTTTTCATAATCGATAGTCGCAATATGTTCCATATTTAAATGAATCGCGTCGTGCGCACAATTTTTTACACAGATATTGCAGCCACGACAATTTTCAGCAACGACTATGGGAGCCGAAGCGGAGTGTAATTCTAACTTACCACCTACACTCGCACAACCCATCCCCAAATTTTTCAACGCTCCACCGAAGCCTGTCTGCTCATGTCCTTTAAAATGATTCATTGTAACGATAATATCAGCATCTGCAATCGCTGTTCCGATTTTTGCCGTACGGCAAAATTCCTGATCGATCACGATTTCACGATAGTCAGTACCTTTCAGGCCGTCAGCAATAATCACTTGACATTTGGCCGATATGGGGTTAAAACCGTTATCCATTGCACTCTGTAAGTGGTCTACAGCATTAGAGCGGTGTCCCGAGTACAAGGTATTACTATCGGTAAGAAAAGGTTTTGCACCCATTTCTCTCAGAACATCGGCCATACGAGCCGCATAATTAGGTCGTATATAGGCCAAATTGCCGGGCTCCCCGAAATGTATCTTTATCGCTGTAAACTGATGATTAAAATCGATGTCGGCAATACCGGCCTTTCGGACCAAACGCTCCATTTTATCCAGTAAATTGGAAGAGGGAGTAGTGTGTAAATTTGTAAAATAAACTTTTGACTTTTCCATATAGATCATTTTTTCAACAAACCACTTTCTTTTTTAACATATCATTTAAATAAACGTCCTTGTGAAGCATTCCGCTCTCTCATCTTACGCAATAAACGTGCAGTAAATTCGTGATTCTTTATTCCCCAACGGGGAGCAATCAATAACTCATCGGGCGATTGAGACACAAAACGCTCGAGTATGATATTCGGCCGCAACATTTCTATAAAATCCACGACCAAATCGATATATTCGTCAAGCTGATATAAATGAAACCCTTCGGGATCTTTTTTATATTCAGCCGCCATGCGGGTATTACGTATAAGTTGCAGTTGATGTAGTTTAAGTGTCGTCAACGGTAACTCAGACAATTTTACGGCATGTTGCAATATCATATTCCGCGACTCTCCCGGCAATCCCATAATCATATGGGCTCCTGTAAATATACCGGCTTCTGCCGTACGACAAATAGCTTTTACAGAATCTGAATACCGGTGTCCCCGATTTATTCGCATAAGCGTTTCATCAAAAGTAGATTCTACGCCATATTCAACCAGAACAAATACTTTTCGAGATAACTCCCGTAAATAACCCAACAATTCATCGGGCATGCAATCGGGCCGTGTACCGATGATCAGACCCACTACTTCCGGATACCGTAAAGCTTGTTCATATTTTTCAATCACATCCGCTACATCTCCGTAAGTATTTGTGTAAGCCTGAAAATATGCCAAATAACGCATCTCGGGATATTTACGTCGAAAAAACGAAATTCCTTCACTTAGTTGCCGGTCGATACTTTTATCTGTATGGCAATATTGCGGACTAAAGGTCTGATTATTACAATAAGTACATCCGCCCCAGCCCTTTTCACCATTCCGGTTAGGGCAAGTAAAACCTGCATTTACCGATATCTTCTGCACTTTAAACGGGAAACGACTTTTCAGAAAATCTCCGAATTCGTTATATCGTTTCTCTTCCATCCCTATTTACCGAATTCTCTGTAAAACTCAATAACAGCTTCTATTCCTTTTTCAAACACTTCGATCTGATGATTCTCATTGGGAGAATGAATTGCATTTGATTCGAGTCCGAATCCCATTAAGACCGTTTTAGTACCCAAAATTTTTTCAAACGAAGCAATAATCGGGATACTTCCTCCACGTCGTACTGCCAGCGGTTTCTTTTCGAAAGCCTTTGTATAAGCTTTTTCGGCAGCCTTATACGCCGGTAAGTCGATAGGACACACGTAACTTTCACCGCCGTGCATCGGAGTAACTTTCACTTTTACGTAATCGGGGGCAATACGTTCGATATAATCGATGAACAATTTAGATATCTTTTCATGTTGCTGATGCGGAACCAACCGGCTCGATACTTTAGCTGTAGCCTTCGATGGCAACACAGTTTTAGAACCTTCAGCCGTATATCCTCCCCAAATTCCGCAAACATCGAACGTAGGACGTATAGCTGTACGCTCGAGTGTCGTATATCCTTTTTCTCCAAAAAGCGACTTTACTCCGATAGCCTCTGCATACGCTTCATCACTATGAGGAACTTCAGCAAGCATTTCCCGTTCGATCGTTGAAACTTCCTCTACATCATCATAAAAATGAGGAATAGTAATTCGGCCATCTTTATCGGTAATATCGGCAATCATTTTACACAATATATTTATAGGATTAGCTACGGCCCCACCGAATATCCCCGAATGCAAATCTCTATTGGGACCGGTAACTTCTATTTCCCAATATGCCAAACCACGCAATCCCGTCGTAATAGAAGGAGTCTCTTTTGCTACCATACTGGTATCTGAAACCAAAATCACATCTGACTTCAATAGATCTTTATTTTCCCGGCAAAAATCCTCCAAACCGGGAGAACCGATTTCCTCACCCCCTTCTAATAAGAATTTTACATTACATTGTAATAATCCACTTTTCAACGCAGCTTCAAAACCCTTCACCTGAATAAACGACTGGCCTTTATCATCGTCGGCCCCTCGAGCCCATATACGCCCATCTCTTATCTCCGGTTCAAAAGGATCGCTTTTCCATAACTCGAGAGGTTCTACCGGCATCACATCATAATGACCGTAAACCAAAACGGTAGGAGCATTATCATTAACCGTTTTAGAGGCAAAAACTACCGGATTTGCCGATGTAGGCATAATCTCCGCTTTATCTACCCCCGCTTCGAGCAACAGCTCTGCCCAACGTTTAGCACACGCCAACATATCGCCTTTATGAGATGGCTTATCACTTATCGACGGTATACGCAGTAACGAAAACAACTCACGATAAAATCGATCGGAATTAGCAGTTATATATTCCTTTGCATTCATAGGATTAAAATTATAAATGTTTTGTTTTATTCAATAAATAATGATCGAGGACGACCATAGCAGCCATAGATTCTACAATAGGTACTGCTCTGGGTAATACGCACGGATCATGCCGGCCTTTCGCTTTCAGTGTAACTTCACGACCTGATGCATCGACCGTCTGAATATCGCGCAATATAGTCGCAACCGGTTTAAAAGCTACCCGAAAATAAATATCTTCACCATTGGATATTCCTCCTTGTATACCTCCCGAATGGTTGGTAAGCGTCGTAACCTTTTCCCCATCGACAGTAAAAACATCATTCATTTGTGAACCTCGATACTGTACTCCGTTAAATCCCATACCATACTCAAATCCTTTTACTGCATTTATTCCGAGCATCGCAGCACCAAGATCGGCATGTAATTTATTGAATACAGGATCGCCCAACCCGACAGGAACGTTACGTACAACACAGGTTATCACCCCACCGACCGTATCGCCCTGAGAACGCACCTCATCGATCAATTCTATCATACGAATCGCAGTTTCGTCATCGGGGCAACGTACGATATTCGACTCGGCATGAGAGATATCGTATTGGGTATACTCTCCGGGTAACTTAACATCACCTACCTGTGAAGTAAAGGCATTTATTTCTATCGATAACGAACGCAATGCCAACTTGGCAAGAGCACCGGTTACAACCCGCGCAATCGTTTCCCGGGCCGACGAGCGCCCTCCACCACGGTGATCACGATTCCCATATTT
Protein-coding regions in this window:
- a CDS encoding leucine-rich repeat domain-containing protein, whose product is MKAKFLTLFLSAVALLAACDKDNDPVAVSDAVPEGITVTTYDTLLEALKTGGASADAPTLITLGGDITIPAGGDNTNPPINGSGHFKIDGGGHTLTWEGEDNNFHFLGNASPDADAVYIELTNINLVRQGMNAAVGVYNGRITLGKDVALNGQYKTMIVAVGEKAALELGDGCELSCTAVSGSCCVSVWYGATLVLNGGKTAAGAYIDLSCYFYPAVSYPLISVPKALTGDVQLLLTTIGVTSIAQGAGGYQLTQADCDRLKVDPESTVSLYGEPHQKYGDNFELYLDPAAEHQIKLRLKNFTPPTSGNIDMTSMTADEAQLTILAALAAGFTEIKLTGELYKTGIGGNWGTFINNKKITKCDLTGVTDWGRTPTLPDVAFANCTALQEVTLPDDMKVIGNGAFLGCAALTTVNLSQVTWINLNAFWGCTSLETLALDNVTAIGQEAFYGCTGLETLKIPKCTQFGTYIVTGCRSLTRIEATAAGDFVDISDGTNSIERIAVFHNRDGHSGDSAFNPAKCDLVLNADKKQDGNATPQVFSGNEWLMMPSGELMRWNSITFAQQ
- the aroC gene encoding chorismate synthase, with the protein product MNTFGTLFRLTSFGESHGIGVGGVIDGMPAGIEIDMDFIQHELDRRRPGQSSIVTPRKENDRVEFFSGIFEGRSTGAPIGFVIYNENQHSSDYDNLRETYRPSHADYTYVSKYGNRDHRGGGRSSARETIARVVTGALAKLALRSLSIEINAFTSQVGDVKLPGEYTQYDISHAESNIVRCPDDETAIRMIELIDEVRSQGDTVGGVITCVVRNVPVGLGDPVFNKLHADLGAAMLGINAVKGFEYGMGFNGVQYRGSQMNDVFTVDGEKVTTLTNHSGGIQGGISNGEDIYFRVAFKPVATILRDIQTVDASGREVTLKAKGRHDPCVLPRAVPIVESMAAMVVLDHYLLNKTKHL
- a CDS encoding DUF362 domain-containing protein, which gives rise to MEKSKVYFTNLHTTPSSNLLDKMERLVRKAGIADIDFNHQFTAIKIHFGEPGNLAYIRPNYAARMADVLREMGAKPFLTDSNTLYSGHRSNAVDHLQSAMDNGFNPISAKCQVIIADGLKGTDYREIVIDQEFCRTAKIGTAIADADIIVTMNHFKGHEQTGFGGALKNLGMGCASVGGKLELHSASAPIVVAENCRGCNICVKNCAHDAIHLNMEHIATIDYEKCVGCGQCVALCQFDAAKLGKDDTSQRLNCKIAEYTLAVLKGKPHFHVSFIMNVSPECDCWNHNDAAIVPDLGIAASFDPVALDMACADLVTGAPAIPGSKLYEAHSHDHLAGKDKFTYLHPDTDWRAGLEHAEKIGLGNRDYELINV
- a CDS encoding AraC family transcriptional regulator, producing MWLDFYMFVTLAAGIALTVLGWQLCGIHIPRGEDTHRLRTARAILAASYFILAAPAFCELLSGGEADRKIIAVLTVATAACQSLLFTATLLTFIQPLYVTRRRVWTQVGIVAAAAALFLLVALGSDARWIFYVALAAYAIQLAWYTLVFRREYAESLRLLEEYYDEDQHTRLRWAKFGFYAALTVGIVASLSVWLPPAVYNLFTVGYVLFYGWFANRFSNYAAKINYYLPAVMQKPEPVLPQAADVAVAGLSASEITKEKEHLRIALERWVAGRGFTRPEESREQITRELGTTKDFLNWYFKTEIRQDFRSWRIGLRIEYAKQSMAEESGLSMNGLAKKVGYATKSNFYGHFKKLTGETPVEYQRRIASKR
- a CDS encoding queuosine precursor transporter, which encodes MRKNVSIPFMALGILFCVCLIISNILEVKMIEIGSITATAGLIVFPISYIINDCIAEVWGYKKARLIIWAGFAMNFLAVAFIQIAILLPAAGFWNGQESFASVFSATPRIAVASLLAFLAGSFLNAYVMSRMKVASNGKRFSLRAMVSTLVGESADSLIFFPIAFGGIVPFEDLCKLIITQAILKSGYEALILPVTIQVVKYIKKIDGSDVYDKDISYNILKIKEV
- a CDS encoding TIGR01212 family radical SAM protein (This family includes YhcC from E. coli K-12, an uncharacterized radical SAM protein.), with amino-acid sequence MEEKRYNEFGDFLKSRFPFKVQKISVNAGFTCPNRNGEKGWGGCTYCNNQTFSPQYCHTDKSIDRQLSEGISFFRRKYPEMRYLAYFQAYTNTYGDVADVIEKYEQALRYPEVVGLIIGTRPDCMPDELLGYLRELSRKVFVLVEYGVESTFDETLMRINRGHRYSDSVKAICRTAEAGIFTGAHMIMGLPGESRNMILQHAVKLSELPLTTLKLHQLQLIRNTRMAAEYKKDPEGFHLYQLDEYIDLVVDFIEMLRPNIILERFVSQSPDELLIAPRWGIKNHEFTARLLRKMRERNASQGRLFK
- a CDS encoding dipeptidase → MNAKEYITANSDRFYRELFSLLRIPSISDKPSHKGDMLACAKRWAELLLEAGVDKAEIMPTSANPVVFASKTVNDNAPTVLVYGHYDVMPVEPLELWKSDPFEPEIRDGRIWARGADDDKGQSFIQVKGFEAALKSGLLQCNVKFLLEGGEEIGSPGLEDFCRENKDLLKSDVILVSDTSMVAKETPSITTGLRGLAYWEIEVTGPNRDLHSGIFGGAVANPINILCKMIADITDKDGRITIPHFYDDVEEVSTIEREMLAEVPHSDEAYAEAIGVKSLFGEKGYTTLERTAIRPTFDVCGIWGGYTAEGSKTVLPSKATAKVSSRLVPHQQHEKISKLFIDYIERIAPDYVKVKVTPMHGGESYVCPIDLPAYKAAEKAYTKAFEKKPLAVRRGGSIPIIASFEKILGTKTVLMGFGLESNAIHSPNENHQIEVFEKGIEAVIEFYREFGK
- the queF gene encoding preQ(1) synthase, with translation MENKGLTLLGGKTEYKQNYAPEVLEAFENKHPENDYWVRFNCPEFTSLCPITGQPDFATIQIDYIPDIKMVESKSLKLYLFSFRNHGAFHEDCVNIIMKDLIKLMNPKYIEVTGFFTPRGGISIYPYCNYGRPDTEFYEMAKNRLKNHK